GACTCCATTGAATTACAGTCGCTATATTATGGAGTCTGCTCCCTTTTGGCTAGGAGGCATGGTGAGgatatttatgaaaatattatattatttacatttatgaatgtAACATGCTTGTAAAAGTCATGCGATTAATGACCTTTTCTAATTAAGTTTATCGCGTTGGAATCATGTGTATCCTAGCTCAACGTTTTCCAAGCCAATGTCTGGTGagtttcctctctctttttttatttagttattatttttaaaggaatGATGCCACCGTACAAGTCATATACAAGTTTAACCGATTCATTGCCATTATTACTCAAAGctggtttcatttcattttctctcgTACATAAGAAATTGACTCCTTACATTAATATATAAGAAAAACATGAGCACTGTGTATATACGAAGAGAATTATGGGAAAATATCCAATGTAAAAATTTCACAGTGAAGTTGAACTACTCAAGCAATCACTAGATAGAAGGGAATCTTCTAATTATACACAGTTGATAAAAATAAGATAATACCAAAGTGTTGTTGAATCCTTAATTCTTTaaggtgttgattattttttatacaagcTGCTTATATTAATGAGGTAAATATGGTATTGTTGCTATAGAGGCAACACAGGGACTATCAGAGATAATTGTTgaaatgtgttcattttcttGTACTGTTATTATACTCTAACGGCACGagtcttttcttttattacgTTATTTAAGTGATGTCCTGACACTGGTGCATTCTGTCGTTTTGTGTACACAGGTTGTCCTTACTGTGATGATGAATATAGTGAGCTCTGCATTAGCTATAACAGCCATCGTGCTTTATTCAGTGCATCTCGGGGAGAACAACTACTGGAACATGTGTAATGTTCCTGAACGCCAGAATAACTATCGGTATTACTGGACAACTGCGTCGCCCTCGAAAAGAGCGGAGTGGGATGCAGCCTATGAGCTAAAACTCAAAGACTACACGGCGTGTCTGGAAAACTGGAACATTTCGATTGTAATCACTTTTGTTAATTAAGTTTCTGACACATTGATGTATTTATATGATATGATTAATTAGTCtgagtacatttaaaaaaaaaaatactaatgaaACCCAAATTAAATCTACAGTGCAGTGTAAGAGAATTTCTCTCCATGACTTTTTCCATATTTCAACATGTTAAAATGGGATTATTATTGAATCTCTTTGAGTTACATGGCGAGTGAGGAGGCTGTTTCTAATCTCAACATAACAAATATTAGTTCTTTATAAATTTACTTCATAAGACTATAAACAATGCTCTGATTTGTATTAgttctactacacacactatgaTCATCTGCCTAACCTAAACTGATTTCTTTACTTAGACCATCTTCAAAAGCTTGGACGTTATGATGATTGTGCTCGGTGTTCTCCAGCTCTGCGTCACTATCAGTTGGTGTGTTCTAAACATAAAGGCGTtgtgcaagaaaaaagcagatgGCCAGGTATAACCATCTgagaattataataaatgagcTGATATATTAAGTCCTGAGAGCTGCGGCTGGACTCGTCAAAGTAGAACGTTCTGCTTAACGCTGATCTGTGTTCAATTTTTCAGGAGGTGGAGGATCCAGAACTTTGCAAACCTCTGATGGAGCAAGAGACTCCCAATCCTGTGTGTTAGATGCACCAAAGGAACTAAAGTCGGAGTAGTTACTATCTGTCACTTTACTCTTtatcaaatttaaaaataagtatCATGCATGGTTAGTAAAATCTGAGTTCATCTGTATGACATTTACTACATATATTTACACTGCATATTTTTTGTACTACTAAATctttacaaaattattttcactttttgTTACTTTATATGCTTGATTTattggaaataaatatattcagcaCATACTATGCATTATTAGAAGTCTTCATTGTCAAGAAATGAGTGAAacatacttttgtttttgtttttgtactttATATGGCTCAATGTCTGACGTGTGATTCTGGGATTTGTTTCTGTCTATCACAGCTGCAGGAAGTGGATATATGACATATAGTAGTTTTCCTGACAGCTCCAGCCTGTCTGGCCATTCATTTCTGTTGAACAGCTTCCCTTTGGATGTtcattttttgcttttcacaaatgtatgtgaataaatcattaatgaattgttgctgttttttaaaatctgcatgacACAGACAAGAGATACTCAAACAAGCAACATGCAAACATGAGTCTCAATATGATTCATTTACACTGTATGTAAGTGCTTTAATTAAACTCAGATATGCAGATTTTTCCAAAAGATGTTCTGATTTTACAGACTTCCCCTGGTCTGAAAAATTAATAGGGATCAGTATTTTTCGAAGCTTGATATTTCTGTGCGTGTTTACAGCCGTCCACCACCAGAGGGCGCTTAGAGAACATCATTTATCTCACAACTCTGTGTCTTTCTCGAGCAGGAGAAGCCATTTTGAGAGAGAAATACATAGAAAATGAAGGCTGAACTCCAGCAGACGCTGTTCATTGACCCTTTGGAGGTCAAGACAACAAGACTGCACAGAGGAGCAGAAATTAGATCGAAGACGTTTAATCAAGATGTAATCTTTATATCAGAACAAAGTATACTgaataaagctgtaaaaacaagaataaatcACATCGAtggttaaaaaacattttctttagttCCATCCATTGTTGAATTTGTCTATATTATTCATCAGGTAGatactgcagctcttgtgtggtgTTCCTGGACTGCAGTGATGCAAGGACAACAAAAATAAGTGAACACCAATATGTAGGAAGAATGGAATCCAATTtataattaagtacattttatccaaccttaaatacatttttacaactgCTAGTTTCAGCAGGTGAGATACTGAGAATTATCAATCAAATTTCAGAAAAATGCCAATAGCGAAGGCTTTTTCTTAATGCCACAGgcatgtctgtatttttttatagcattgTTCTTTACTTTACTTGGATTACTTTTAGAGTGAATCACTAGGTCTCTTAAAACCCAGCTCACGTTAGGGGTGTGACGGTATACCGGTGTGGCCTGTATGAAAACCTGAAATTTATTTCATCGTTTACGTTAAAGcatactgatgtagatgagatcATATTTTAAAGTTGCGATGGACCTCCCCATACATAAAGTTTTAAACATGGGTAAAAACGTTActgtaaataatgtatataaacatatttttttagcatAAATCGTGAGTTTCTCTTAAGTTTGTTTTCTAGCAGTTGCTATAAGCAGATGAGTTCATAATTGAAGTATGTTGAGTTTTACACCATTTAACATGctaaaaaaatctaagaaaactgttttttgtttgagaTTATACCTGTTTTTTAAATTAGTGTTTAAATTAGTGTCAATTGATCTTATATGCTTATAATTTTATAGTTTTGTTGTAAAATGGCTTTGGGGTGCTGTTTCTCTGTATTCTCTGTCCATGTTGAAAGATTCCATGGTTCTGCTGATGCTCCACTGGAGCCAGTCGTCcactaaaaacctttttttttggacactaaaatgaaattatttccAAAGAGACTGAATTAAGCAGTAGACATAGTAACATTTCGGGGATAAATAGCAGCACAATGTATTCCTGCATGGAAACGAAAATGTTTCCATGCCACGTGATGTTTTTCTGCGTTCCTGAGATCACCTGATGGGGCCGGACTCAATGCAGGGCTATGTGAccaaatcttatttttttaggtGTAATTCTGGACTgatttacagaaagaaagaaaataactaTCTTAAACTATTTATCTTGTTAATATTTTAAGGCTAAATTCACAAAGTATAAATGCCTCGCCAATGTTCCTACACTCTTTGTGCAATAGGTCAAatttgtgtgttaaaaaaagtaACCAGGGCAGGAATCAGAAATCTCTAATTTGTTTAAGATTGGAAAATCTTTCAAAGTTAatatttttctaatgttattCATTAATTTCTTGACAGACTATTATCTTGTCTATAGTCATGCACACTGGCTCAGTGGGAACTCAGTGCTTAAGGCTCAGTTTTACTGACTGGAGCCCAGGtaatgccaagctgccacttttgggcccttgagcaaggcccttaactctctgtgctccaggagtgctgtatcatgactgaccctgcaCTGTGATCCCAGCTTCCTTTCTATAATGTATGTGACAagtacagtaaatgtttttcttcactGATAAGCTATATAAAggtcatttaaaataaagttaataacAAAGACCTTTTCACGCTTTTTTAAATCATACCCGAACCACCAATATATTACAGTTGATGCAGGATACATGGACTAAAAAGCTTGATTTTAACATAACATTGAGAAAATGGAATGCTACCTTTATCATTATTCTAAAAGTAAAACATCAGCATTGCCTTTTGAAGTTTTTattctgtgtgtctctgtgtgaggGTGgtacaggacatgtatgaggacagtgtgacagcagtaaagtgtgaaCAGACTGTTTCAAgtagaggttggactgcatcaaggatcggctctgagccctttcctgtttgcagtggtgatggacgggttgacggacgaggtcagataGGAGTCTTcgtgaactatgatgtttgtggataatattgtgatttgtggtgagagtagggagcaggtagagaagatcctggagaggtggaggtacacgctggagggaaggggaatgaaagtcagtaggagtaagacagagtacatgtgtgtgaatgagagggagggcagtggaggggtgcggttgtagggagaagaggtggaccAGGAGGAGGAGTTCAtgggagtttttttttagcaggacAAAAATCTGAATAAACGAATCAGATTAACTTAAACAATCACTGGCCCCTGACTGCTGTTTAAAACAGATAATCACCAAGGATATTCATTGCTTTAGGAAATTATATCACTAATCATCTGTTAAAACCAGTTTTGAGCATCAACCAGTAGTTTTGAGATCATCTGCCCAGTAATCCTCAAGTCAGTCATGATTAAACCAAATTTACCTACTTATTTACCAACTCACCCAAGTTTTTATTCACCAGAATAAATCAATTGTTGAGCAATATTATCCAAGGTGTGTCTGCTTGCACTCTACTGTGTCTTATGAATTATGGAGTACTGAGGAGTATTGAATCATCACCAAATGTGGAATATTTAATATCACTGGACTAATTGCACAATTAGTTAATCAAATCATAGAATGAATAATATTTGAGCTTCAGGCAACACATTAACTGAAGACTTTTGCTCTTTTAAGATTATTGTACGATTATAAAACCTCAGGACTGCACCACACCCATAGCTAAATAAAGGCATTCATAAAAAGAGTAAAGACACCCTaatttcattctctctgtctgttcatAGATTTAATTGTGCTGTAATACGTGTAATCAGGATGTGGATCATGTACAgttgagtgaaaaaaaaaacgtctgcaTCCACCATAgttcataaattaaaaaaaagaactacaaCTTACCATTAACAGATGAGTGCATTATCCTTTGTGTGTAAGATCCAAGATGTTTAAAGGAAACAAAGTAGGTTTGAGGAAATTACAAAAAAGCATAAATTGGGTATTATTTTGTAAGGAATAAATTATTTTGAGTTATGGTGTTGTAGGTAATGAATGTAAATCGTGTAATGTGACATGAACTAgagttttattgcttttataccAAAGTAAATTGCATAAATTGCATAAACAATTTATAGTTTACTATTACTTTATAGCACGTTAAAGCAGCGGTACACAGCATGTAGCACTAATAAACAATACCAAATACCAAAATACCAAAGTGGAAATTCGCTTTCTGAAAACGTTGGAAAAAGCCAATTTAAAGAGATGTTAACTAAACATTtccttcagtaaaaaaaaaaaaaagacaaccaaccatttttaattagtttatgTAGAGTGTCTAGTAACTCGTCTTTATCAGACTCCTTTGATCCAATCGAGACACAAAATTTCACTCTGCATATCCACACTATACAAGATCAGTTCACTCAGTGTTTCAGCAAAGTAGTTTATTGTCCAGAAAATCTAAATAGACCAAAAGATAATATATTTGCTTTTGAGTATTGCTTTGTCTATTCCTTGCTGTTTTTTGAGTCACggcatttaacatttatttttgtggtaatgtatttataaatgttttttagcaTGCATGGTGAAGTGGAATTGAGTCTCATATAGAAACCCAACAGTCTGCTGTTCCTGGGCATAATTACAGAGTAAAAAGGGTGTTTCACCCAGCGCACGACCACATCTATTCCTCCACTGATGTGTGTCTATAACTCCTCTTCTGGTGTTACAATGAATGATCCATGATTTGCAAAAGGTGGTTTTGATCAAGATGACACCTGCTAAATAATCCCAGTTGTGCACAgtaaaaaaggatttatacctCTTTAATGTCCTTAAAATCTTATATACTACAGATACTTTGAAAAAAGTACTTGTCACTTCACTCACTtcacattttactgtgtaatgtCTTTCTAAAGATCAATCCTCAACATTTCAACATTTgcttctttgcaaaaaaaaaaaaaaaaaaagagaaaaatgcatATTAAATAAAGAGTTGTGGCAGGTGGACAAGTGggaagtgtgtgtattaggtaaagtttctcactgtgtgtctgtaaatatagtaaaatatcTCCTTAAGGTCTTATGTGCAAGATAATGAAACACTGAACTGCGTCCATTATTCCTGATTTCTCACTGATCACTACTTTCACCTTTCATGCTTGAATCTGCTCAAAGGGAGAACTTTTATTACTTTCAATTGAgtagaaatgtgaaaaaaagtattttactgAACTAATAATTTGTTAAGGGATTTGTACTACACTACTGTATAATATTCTgcagatttatatatatgactaattacattattaaaaaacagacaaccatatttataatataatcataatgTATATTTCAATGCATTCACAATATAAAGGTAATATCATAAAAAGATATGACATCTGCATTATGAAATTGCGGAGCCTTAATAAAAGTGATAATTTGAGCTAAAATCATCCATAAACTGTAAGCAAAAGATTTGACAGTTTCAATTCAAGGTAATAAGGCACCATTTAattaaggaaaaaacaaacagagattTAGTTGACAGACTTATGAAGCATAGACATTTTGGGAATCAATTAATCAACGATGCATTTCAGGTGTATAACCTGCTGAACTGGTGCAGACTGCTTGCTTACACTTGCTGAATCTCGCTTATGTGATTAACGGACAGAATCCATTTCAAACGAAATTTCAGTTCACTTTGACATAAATGAATTTTTCCCATTTCCTTCAAGACAAGAAAAACATTGGCCACATTaggaggcaaaaaaaacaatgcattgcTATTGCTATAGTGTTTCTATGACAAAACatgacaaatgtatttttttcttgtagTGAATTGGAAAGAAGACATTTCCTATGCTGGCTGCTAAGAAAAAAGTCAGCAGTGTGATTAACTTAAAATCACATGACTTGTGATCGTTTATCAGTGTCAAACATCAGAACAGCAACCTATAAACCTggagttatataataataaaattgtaaaacttGTAAAAGTGAAACTAGagacatatttttttatcactatgcaatagaaaaataatctgtGCCAGTCCAACAGGCTGAAAAGGAATCATATGcgaaaccattttttttttttttcattcttgacATGTTCTTACATGTCCCGGTTTTGGTGAAAACAAGTAACGCAAGGTCTGTAGTTTTAATAGTGTTTTTAAAAACCCATGTCTTTAAAAgatacacactataacacatgCACAGAGACAAAAAGTTATACATATGTCTTTTgtaaaagattaaaacaaaacatctgGCAGGATTATTGCATTCGAGGGAATTAGTTACATTTAACTAGATCCTGATACGGATTTATTTCAGCTTTGATTTAAAGCCTCCCagtcattttttccccccacccaAGACATACAAATTACCCAAAAATATAACAGCCAGAAGTCATAAGGAACTTTGTAAAACAGCAAATGCAGTCCATATAAGGACAAAGACAAAGATGTTCACAGAACCGAAGTGTTCACTCACAAGCATTCAAAAATCTTCagcatttaaagaaaatgattaGCTGCTTAAGACcttatttgttattttgaaaCGGAAACTTTAGATGGTTTGATTTTCCTACA
This sequence is a window from Silurus meridionalis isolate SWU-2019-XX chromosome 21, ASM1480568v1, whole genome shotgun sequence. Protein-coding genes within it:
- the tmem176l.1 gene encoding uncharacterized protein tmem176l.1, which codes for MSLTISRAEGVTMYTIHSNSRSKWPLICQLLGTMCYSPVCSVSTRLKQQLGCTFTVLATIQIMVGIINLGYGALTPLNYSRYIMESAPFWLGGIVYRVGIMCILAQRFPSQCLVVLTVMMNIVSSALAITAIVLYSVHLGENNYWNMCNVPERQNNYRYYWTTASPSKRAEWDAAYELKLKDYTACLENWNISITIFKSLDVMMIVLGVLQLCVTISWCVLNIKALCKKKADGQEVEDPELCKPLMEQETPNPVC